In one window of Halomarina pelagica DNA:
- the phaC gene encoding class III poly(R)-hydroxyalkanoic acid synthase subunit PhaC — MAQGEPYPNPFTLALNSQRELLEATADAFEKSEVVDERLDDIESVEVGETPSEVVYRENKLELLHYEAQTEEQNEVPILVIYALINKPFILDLQPDRSVIRRLLEAGHDVYLIDWNEPSRLDQFLTLDDYVNRYIENCVDVVRERSGQDAINVLGYCMGGTMAAMYAALHPEKVNALGLMAAGLCFERSGGVLELWGDDEYYDPRAVTESFGNMPSEFLDVGFALMDPIANYVSKYARLYDNLENEEFVENFARMERWLSEGIDVAGEAYVQFLEDIYQDNKLYRNELELNGTRVDISNIDVPVLQILGEYDHLIPPGASKPFNEIVGSDDVTTIEYPTGHIGLSVSASSHREVWPKVAEWYHDKSTPESPEVLETAEETAAREGVDVRVDPTEGGRDEVTIEIEDDEGVQTELVERDEGAVEETVGGASEEPSDEPTEEAAEAPDEDAAIAEDAEATSEEFVQVAGDEADVESVDDIGPTYAERLREAGIETRADLREADAETVAEVAEVGISRVENWLEQVGGETGVESVDGIGPTYAERLREAGIETRADLREADAETVAEVAEVGVSRAETWLEQVGDGE; from the coding sequence ATGGCACAAGGAGAGCCCTACCCCAACCCGTTCACGCTGGCGCTGAACAGCCAGCGAGAGCTCCTCGAGGCGACCGCGGACGCGTTCGAGAAGTCCGAGGTCGTCGACGAGCGTCTCGACGACATCGAATCCGTCGAGGTGGGCGAGACCCCGAGCGAGGTCGTCTACCGCGAGAACAAGCTCGAACTGCTTCACTACGAAGCGCAGACCGAAGAGCAGAACGAGGTCCCCATACTCGTCATCTACGCGCTGATCAACAAGCCGTTCATCCTCGACCTCCAGCCGGACCGGTCGGTGATCCGACGGCTACTCGAGGCGGGTCACGACGTCTACCTCATCGACTGGAACGAACCCTCCCGGCTCGATCAGTTCCTCACCCTCGACGACTACGTCAACCGGTACATCGAGAACTGCGTCGACGTGGTGCGCGAGCGCTCCGGACAGGACGCCATCAACGTCCTCGGCTACTGCATGGGCGGCACGATGGCGGCGATGTACGCCGCGCTCCACCCCGAGAAGGTCAACGCCCTCGGGCTGATGGCCGCCGGACTGTGCTTCGAGAGGAGCGGCGGCGTGCTCGAACTCTGGGGTGACGACGAGTACTACGATCCGCGCGCCGTCACCGAGTCGTTCGGGAACATGCCCTCGGAGTTCCTCGACGTTGGGTTCGCGCTGATGGACCCCATCGCCAACTACGTCTCGAAGTACGCCCGGCTCTACGACAACCTCGAGAACGAGGAGTTCGTCGAGAACTTCGCGCGCATGGAGCGCTGGCTCAGCGAGGGCATCGACGTCGCCGGCGAGGCGTACGTCCAGTTCCTGGAGGACATCTACCAGGACAACAAGCTCTACAGGAACGAACTGGAGCTGAACGGAACGCGCGTCGACATCTCGAACATCGACGTGCCCGTCCTCCAGATCCTCGGCGAGTACGATCACCTCATCCCGCCGGGCGCGTCGAAGCCGTTCAACGAGATCGTGGGCAGCGACGACGTGACGACGATCGAGTACCCGACCGGCCACATCGGCCTCTCCGTGTCGGCCAGTTCCCACCGCGAGGTCTGGCCGAAGGTCGCCGAGTGGTACCACGACAAGTCGACGCCCGAGTCGCCGGAGGTCCTCGAGACCGCGGAGGAGACCGCAGCGCGCGAGGGCGTCGACGTGCGCGTCGATCCGACCGAGGGCGGCCGCGACGAGGTCACCATCGAGATCGAGGACGACGAGGGCGTCCAGACGGAACTCGTCGAGCGCGACGAGGGGGCCGTCGAGGAGACCGTCGGCGGGGCGAGCGAGGAACCGAGCGACGAACCGACCGAGGAGGCCGCCGAAGCGCCCGACGAGGACGCCGCGATCGCGGAGGACGCGGAGGCGACGAGCGAGGAGTTCGTCCAAGTCGCGGGCGACGAGGCGGACGTCGAGTCGGTCGACGACATCGGCCCCACCTACGCCGAGCGCCTGCGCGAGGCCGGCATCGAGACCCGCGCCGACCTCCGCGAGGCCGACGCCGAGACCGTCGCCGAGGTCGCCGAGGTCGGCATCTCCCGCGTGGAGAACTGGCTCGAACAGGTCGGAGGTGAGACGGGCGTCGAGTCGGTCGACGGCATCGGCCCCACCTACGCCGAGCGCCTGCGCGAGGCCGGCATCGAGACCCGCGCCGACCTCCGCGAGGCCGACGCCGAGACCGTCGCCGAGGTCGCCGAAGTCGGCGTCTCCCGCGCCGAAACCTGGCTCGAACAGGTCGGAGACGGGGAGTGA
- a CDS encoding poly(R)-hydroxyalkanoic acid synthase subunit PhaE, producing MSNTTNPQDRRTGMDAQEAQQRWTRMVEQMNQAMMNSVEQNYEAQARLMETWADAIEGSVPDEDDITEGFESYNRAYEVWIDAADTMYERVVDAAEGEDVSFTEFRDIWLRSANEAFKEVMGTSAFAAAQGNMVETMMELQQEADEVSQETLTRFGLPTRDDVDEVGERLVELERRQQRVEDKLDKLIDLVE from the coding sequence ATGAGCAACACCACGAACCCACAGGACCGCAGGACCGGAATGGACGCGCAGGAAGCACAGCAGCGCTGGACGCGGATGGTCGAGCAGATGAATCAGGCGATGATGAACTCGGTCGAACAGAACTACGAGGCCCAGGCTCGCCTCATGGAGACGTGGGCCGACGCCATCGAGGGATCGGTACCCGACGAGGACGACATCACGGAGGGCTTCGAGTCGTACAACCGGGCCTACGAGGTGTGGATCGACGCCGCGGACACGATGTACGAGCGCGTCGTGGACGCCGCCGAGGGCGAGGACGTCTCGTTCACGGAGTTTCGCGACATCTGGCTCCGTAGCGCCAACGAGGCGTTCAAGGAGGTCATGGGGACGAGCGCGTTCGCCGCCGCCCAGGGGAACATGGTCGAGACCATGATGGAACTCCAGCAGGAGGCCGACGAGGTGAGCCAGGAGACGCTCACGCGGTTCGGTCTCCCCACCCGCGACGACGTGGACGAGGTCGGCGAGCGCCTGGTCGAACTCGAACGACGCCAGCAGCGCGTCGAAGACAAACTCGATAAGCTCATCGACCTCGTAGAGTGA
- a CDS encoding AbrB/MazE/SpoVT family DNA-binding domain-containing protein: protein MSNESDGAMWPPAMFTQGLQEASERTLDRQQEFLRRLLDGNATGFPSQLEAMSQTATFKTRVQSAGRISIPDAEREALDIEEGDIVQTVIVPVKRTRGDTNE, encoded by the coding sequence ATGTCAAACGAGAGCGATGGAGCCATGTGGCCCCCCGCGATGTTCACGCAGGGACTCCAGGAGGCGAGCGAGCGGACGCTCGACCGTCAGCAGGAGTTCCTCCGACGGTTGCTCGACGGCAACGCGACGGGGTTCCCCTCGCAGTTGGAGGCGATGAGTCAGACGGCGACGTTCAAGACGCGGGTCCAGAGCGCCGGTCGGATCAGCATTCCGGACGCCGAGCGCGAGGCCCTCGACATCGAGGAAGGCGACATCGTACAGACGGTCATCGTTCCCGTCAAACGCACCAGAGGTGACACCAATGAGTGA
- a CDS encoding MaoC family dehydratase — MSSTSYSLFNTWSRTSEHLFNSVLAANRAAAAAFGVPMSDLDGVTAEERITPGEDLEEWDVDRSTRTRGDLSVGDRIEFTKTVTGRDVERFAAASGDTNPIHLDEGYADETRFGGRIVHGMLVTGLISAALARLPGNVIYLSQDVQFLKPVRIGDRVTAEVEVVEDFDDERYRLATRVFDADGATVVDGEAVVLIDEAPTPE; from the coding sequence ATGAGCTCCACCTCGTACTCGCTTTTCAATACGTGGTCTCGGACCTCCGAGCACCTCTTCAATAGCGTTCTCGCGGCGAACCGCGCCGCAGCGGCCGCCTTCGGCGTACCGATGTCCGACCTCGACGGCGTCACCGCCGAAGAGCGCATCACTCCCGGCGAAGACCTCGAGGAGTGGGACGTCGACCGCTCGACGCGGACGCGGGGCGATCTCTCCGTCGGCGACCGCATCGAGTTCACCAAGACCGTCACCGGGCGCGACGTCGAGCGCTTCGCCGCGGCCAGCGGCGATACGAACCCGATCCACCTCGACGAGGGCTACGCGGACGAGACGCGGTTCGGCGGCCGGATCGTCCACGGGATGCTCGTCACCGGACTCATCTCCGCGGCGCTCGCGCGACTGCCCGGCAACGTCATCTACCTCTCGCAGGACGTGCAGTTCCTCAAGCCGGTCCGCATCGGCGACCGGGTCACGGCCGAGGTGGAGGTCGTCGAGGACTTCGACGACGAGCGCTATCGCCTCGCTACCCGCGTCTTCGACGCCGACGGCGCGACCGTCGTCGACGGCGAGGCGGTCGTCCTCATCGACGAAGCGCCGACCCCGGAATAG
- the cgi121 gene encoding KEOPS complex subunit Cgi121: MRLVEGTVTVEDVDAFVASLAAIGEEHGCAVQAFDARMVVGERHLRRAVELANRARERGEAIARDRGVEILLYAAGRRQIDRALELGVREGEDRPVVVVVDGDGRRAEADAAEAVEELVTPAATLGDYDDARVREYFDVTDAELAATDADLEALVCERVALLTVEK; this comes from the coding sequence ATGCGGCTGGTCGAGGGGACCGTCACGGTCGAGGACGTGGACGCGTTCGTCGCGTCGCTCGCGGCAATCGGCGAGGAACACGGCTGCGCCGTGCAGGCGTTCGACGCGCGGATGGTCGTCGGCGAGCGCCACCTCCGACGGGCGGTGGAGCTGGCGAACCGCGCCCGGGAGCGCGGCGAGGCCATCGCGCGCGACCGCGGCGTCGAGATCCTCCTGTACGCCGCCGGCCGTCGCCAGATCGACCGGGCGCTCGAACTCGGGGTGCGCGAGGGTGAGGACCGACCGGTAGTCGTCGTCGTGGACGGCGACGGGCGGCGGGCGGAGGCGGACGCCGCCGAGGCGGTCGAGGAACTGGTGACGCCCGCGGCGACGCTCGGCGACTACGACGACGCGCGCGTCCGCGAGTACTTCGACGTCACCGACGCGGAACTGGCGGCGACGGACGCGGACCTCGAAGCGCTCGTCTGCGAGCGCGTCGCGTTGCTGACCGTCGAGAAGTAA
- a CDS encoding ATP-dependent DNA helicase: protein MNVADVSGVPDWLPGHLRDDGIEELYPPQAEAVEKGVTEGESLVASVPTASGKTLVAELAMLASVERGGRALYIVPLRALASEKKREFDRFEEYGLSVGVSTGNYESDGDWLASCDVVVATSEKVDSLVRNGARWLDDLACVVADEVHLVDDAHRGPTLEVTLAKLRRRNPALQTVALSATIGNAEEIAEWLDAGLVDSDWRPIDLRTGVHYGQALHFDDGDTRELTVRSSERPTAAIARETLDDGGSTLVFVNSRRNAEAAAERLSGVTAAALTGEEEERLETVAAEIREVSDTETSDDLAACVERGAAFHHAGCASEHRSLVESAFRDRLIKLVAATPTLAAGVNTPSRRVVVRDWRRYDGSVGGMAPLSVLEVHQMFGRAGRPGLDPYGEALLLANSHDELDELFERYIWADPEAVRSKLAAEPALRTHALATVASGFAGSREGLLSFLDRTLYATQTTEQGRLEAVTDNVIAYLVANEFLERDGDDLTATTLGHTVSRLYLDPMSAAEIIDGLRGAADPTAMGLYHLVCRTPDMYELYLRSGDREEYTMLAYEREAEFLGAMPSEFEDGRFEDWLSALKTARMLEDWASEVDEDRIAERYGVGPGDVRGKVDTAEWLLGAAERLAGELDVGLTPAIREARVRVQHGVREELIDLARVRGVGRKRARRLHDAGVETRADLREADKSVVLAALRGRRRTAETILENAGREDPSMDGVTADPEAAPVSPKGATERAEREDEDQASLGDF from the coding sequence ATGAACGTCGCAGACGTCTCGGGGGTACCGGACTGGCTGCCGGGGCACCTCCGCGACGACGGCATCGAGGAACTCTACCCGCCGCAGGCCGAGGCGGTCGAGAAGGGCGTCACGGAGGGCGAGAGCCTCGTCGCCTCCGTCCCGACGGCCAGCGGGAAGACGCTCGTCGCCGAGTTGGCGATGCTCGCGAGCGTCGAGCGCGGCGGGCGGGCGCTGTACATCGTCCCGCTGCGGGCGCTGGCGAGCGAGAAGAAGCGCGAGTTCGACCGGTTCGAGGAGTACGGCCTCTCCGTCGGCGTCTCGACGGGCAACTACGAGTCCGACGGCGACTGGCTGGCGTCCTGCGACGTCGTCGTCGCCACCTCGGAGAAGGTGGACTCGCTCGTCCGTAACGGCGCGCGCTGGCTCGACGACCTCGCCTGCGTGGTCGCCGACGAGGTCCACCTCGTGGACGACGCCCACCGCGGGCCGACGCTCGAGGTCACCCTCGCGAAGCTCCGGCGGCGGAACCCGGCCCTCCAGACGGTCGCGCTCTCGGCCACCATCGGCAACGCCGAGGAGATCGCCGAGTGGCTCGACGCCGGGCTGGTCGACTCCGACTGGCGGCCGATCGACCTCCGCACGGGGGTCCACTACGGCCAGGCGCTGCACTTCGACGACGGCGACACGCGGGAGCTGACGGTCCGGAGTTCCGAGCGCCCGACGGCGGCGATCGCCCGCGAGACGCTCGACGACGGCGGCTCGACGCTCGTGTTCGTCAACTCCCGACGCAACGCCGAGGCCGCGGCCGAGCGACTGTCGGGCGTCACCGCGGCGGCGCTCACCGGCGAGGAGGAAGAGCGCCTCGAGACGGTGGCGGCGGAGATCCGGGAGGTGAGCGACACGGAGACGAGCGACGACCTCGCGGCGTGCGTCGAGCGCGGGGCCGCCTTCCACCACGCGGGGTGTGCGAGCGAGCACCGCTCGCTCGTCGAGAGCGCCTTCCGCGACCGGCTCATCAAGCTCGTCGCCGCCACCCCCACGCTCGCGGCGGGCGTGAACACGCCCTCTCGGCGCGTCGTCGTTCGCGACTGGCGGCGGTACGACGGGAGCGTCGGCGGGATGGCCCCGCTCTCGGTGCTCGAGGTCCACCAGATGTTCGGCCGGGCGGGGCGGCCGGGGCTCGACCCCTACGGCGAGGCGCTGCTGCTCGCGAACAGCCACGACGAACTCGACGAACTGTTCGAGCGCTACATCTGGGCCGACCCGGAGGCGGTGCGCTCGAAGCTCGCCGCCGAACCCGCCCTGCGGACGCACGCGCTCGCCACCGTCGCCTCCGGCTTCGCCGGCTCGCGCGAAGGGCTGCTCTCGTTTCTCGATCGGACGCTCTACGCGACGCAGACGACCGAGCAGGGACGACTGGAGGCCGTCACCGACAACGTCATCGCCTACCTCGTGGCGAACGAGTTCCTCGAACGCGACGGCGACGACCTCACGGCGACGACCCTCGGACACACCGTCTCCCGGCTCTACCTCGATCCGATGAGCGCGGCGGAGATCATCGACGGGCTTCGCGGGGCCGCCGACCCGACGGCGATGGGGCTGTACCACCTGGTCTGTCGAACCCCCGATATGTACGAACTCTACCTGCGCTCGGGCGACCGGGAGGAGTACACGATGCTCGCCTACGAGCGCGAGGCGGAGTTCCTCGGGGCGATGCCCTCGGAGTTCGAGGACGGGCGGTTCGAGGACTGGCTGTCGGCGCTCAAGACCGCCCGGATGCTCGAAGACTGGGCCAGCGAGGTCGACGAGGATCGCATCGCCGAGCGGTACGGCGTCGGTCCGGGCGACGTGCGCGGGAAGGTGGACACCGCCGAGTGGTTGCTGGGGGCGGCCGAACGCCTGGCGGGCGAACTCGACGTGGGGCTCACGCCGGCCATCCGGGAGGCGCGCGTGCGCGTCCAGCACGGCGTGCGCGAGGAACTCATCGACCTGGCGAGGGTGCGCGGCGTGGGCCGCAAGCGCGCCCGCCGACTCCACGACGCCGGCGTCGAGACGCGCGCCGACCTCCGCGAGGCGGACAAGTCGGTCGTGCTCGCGGCACTCCGGGGACGGCGGCGGACCGCGGAGACGATCCTCGAGAACGCCGGACGCGAGGATCCCTCGATGGACGGCGTCACGGCCGATCCGGAGGCCGCGCCCGTCTCGCCGAAGGGGGCCACCGAGCGAGCCGAGCGGGAGGACGAGGATCAGGCCAGCCTCGGTGACTTCTGA
- a CDS encoding ferredoxin encodes MRVEFDRDTCIGMFQCVAEWDRFEKDTSEGKADLDGSEEVEENVFVREVPEGEEFDAKFAARVCPVDAITVYDDDGEQVVP; translated from the coding sequence ATGAGAGTCGAGTTCGACCGCGACACCTGCATCGGGATGTTCCAGTGCGTCGCCGAGTGGGACAGGTTCGAGAAGGACACCAGCGAGGGGAAGGCGGACCTCGACGGGAGCGAGGAGGTCGAGGAGAACGTCTTCGTCCGCGAGGTGCCGGAGGGCGAGGAGTTCGACGCGAAGTTCGCCGCGCGGGTCTGCCCCGTGGACGCCATCACCGTCTACGACGACGACGGCGAGCAGGTCGTCCCGTAG